The Sulfolobus sp. A20 genomic interval TTTTACTACCTCACCTACTGAGGCTGAGCCAAGATTAACTTCTCCATTGATTAAATTAGATAATCTCTTCACTGAGACCTTTGCAGAGATATCATTAGGTTTCATTAATTTATCAGACGTGAGTATCTCTGCTTTTCTCTTTTTAATTTTCACCACGCCTTTATTTGGAGTATAATGAAGAAATGAAATTTTTTCACAATCCTCATCCATTATCATGGTTAACAAAGATATTGACTCCGTATACATCAATTCTTTTTTAGACTCATGGACTTTTATGAGGTCTGAGTACTTGAGTATTATAAACTTATATGATACGTTCATGAAATAACTTCCTTTATCCTTGCTAACTATGCCTTGATTTATAAAGTAGTGTAACAACTCATTACTAAGCGTGAGCTTATTTTTTCTAACAGTTTTATTTTTGAAAAAATATGATAAGTTTTTTATTAGATTCTGATTTATTTTATCTGCCATGTTACCAACTCTGTAAGGTCATTGAGTAATCGGTTTTCTTTCGTAGACATATATATATATTCCTAGTATTAAATTAATTAAGTAAATTACTTTAATAATATTAATTACGTAAGTAGGAGGTCCAAATGCGATACTTGTGACTATAAAGAGTGCGGCGTAAAATATTACTATCCCTTCGCCTATTATACTATAATCTGGTCTATTACTAAATGTAAGACTGAAGAGAACTAACCCTATTATAAAGATACCCAATCCAAAGATGAGGAGATGCAGACTAATAGAGATCCATAAAATTGACCCAATTAAAGTTAAGAAAATACCTAGTCCCCCAGCAGTTGTAGGCTTACTCAAATCATTTTTAGGAGTTTTTTCAGGTTTAGGGATAGGCTGAGTACCAGTGATAGGGGATGTATTATTATATTCTCCTTGATTAGCCCCCTGAGGTTTTTCCGTTTTCATTTTTTGTTGATTTTTAGTTTTTTCTGGTGCCTTCTCCTCAAACCAGATTAGATCAACAGAGGCTAAAGTATTCAAGTAGAACATCGTCATTCTTATAGCTAAATTATCATCACTAATACCAAAACTTTTCTTAACATTATTTACAACGTCAACTACCGAATCCCCATCTTTAATAACACTCCACATTTGATATATTGGAGGTAAAGTTCTCACTACTCTAGTATCACTCTCGAAGTCATATTGCTCTGAATTTTTTATCATCGAGATATTTACTTCTCTCTTCCTAACTACCTTAGATGAGATAGTTGTATAATCCAGTTTTTCAGGATTAGGTGGCTCCCCCTTTACCACTTTAATTAACATAGTTGATAATCTATCAATAATCTTATCATCCCTTAACTTATTAATAACATCATTTAGGTTTACTAGATCGTTTATTAAGGTCGTATAATCTCTAATGTTCTCCAGCCTGTCTAAAAGCTTAACCGTATCACTGTATTCTGGATATCCTGCTAAGTATATCATCATCGCTTTGGAGGATAAAATTTTCTTAAACATCTTCACTATGTCCTCTGTTGTATATTTAGTTTCCATAGAGAGTAAAACGTAATTATATAAGCTGCTAATTGCTCCAGCTACAGTGGTCTCGTTTGTATAAACCTGCCTTGAAATATCATTTAGAATCTGAGTACGATCATAAATTTCCCAGCAACTTAAGCTCTTGATACGTTGACTTCCCGTTCCTATTCCTAAAATGGAGGAGCTTATTCTCAATCTATCCTCATAAGGTATCTTCAATATTAAATCCTTAACTAGCTTTGTATCATTATTATACAAATCTAAGGCATCCACGATACTAAAGAAGATAAAAAAGAGTAAATCTGCCATATAAGCTTGGAGTAAACTTAGTTGTCCTCCATTAGTTAGAATACTCTCTAGCTTCTTAATATCCTTATTTTGTAAAACATTTATTAGAGTGTTTACTGTAGTAGTTAGTGCAGATCGAAAGTCTGTATACGATATAGCGTTAAAAGTGTTTTGAGGGATAAGGTTTAAGAAATCGCTCGTATGATCCTTAATATAATACAATATTTTTCGAGTAGAATCCCATAAATATTGCTCGAGTTTGCTCAGGTGTTCAACAGAATCCCTATTTGCGTTAACTTCTACCGGAAAGAACCCTAGATAGATACACATGTCACATAAGAACCTTGCCACATCTCTCAATATTCGAGCAGAATCCCTAAGTGATTGTATTGAACCTGGGTTCAATAAAACTTCGTTTACCGTTCTTATGGCATCTCCTATATCCCCAAACCGATTATTATAGTTTACCTTCTCTGCGTAGTACTGGAAAAAATCCCTTGAAACCTTGTTGACTGCGTTGTAGGAATACCTTATTTTAGCCACATAATAAGCAAATGAAAGAAGTCTTGAGGGAAAATTGTAATCCGCGTTATTGTATGGATCTGTATAAAGTTGAGTGCAGTCTTTATTCAAAACTATAGGGAACTTTGATTGGTTATAGTAACCTACAATTGTAGAGCATTCCTCACTTAACTTTCTCTCTAAGTCAGCAGCGAGACTTTGGGAAGTTTTTTCCAAAGCTCTAATATCGAATCTGTCAGATAACACCCTCTCCAATGTTCTTAGACCTCCACGTCTAGTTGTTAATTGTTTAGCTATGCTCAACATTAGTTGGTACTCGGTGATCACATTAAATAACTTTTCTTGATCATTAATAAATTCTCTATATTCTGAGAAATTTTTAACAAAATCATTAAGCCCTTTTAAAATAAAAAAACCCCTTTCTGCTCCACTTTTTTTAAAATATTCCAGTAAAAGCGATTCTGGATCCCTTTCTGGCATATCTCTCTCACCCTCTTATTCTCATCCCTTGAGTCTCTTCCCTAAAATTATTTAGGACATTGAAAAGATCATCACAACTCCTGCTTAACCTATCTACGTAATTTATCAAGTTTTGAGCTATATTAGATAGGTAGTAGTCTGTAGTTTTCTTTTTGAGTTCATTCAACTTAGTTATGTAGTCTTTAGCGTATTTCTGTCTAATATCCTCTAATAACTGTAACGTATCAAACGTGAGTTTGTTTATATCTTCGATTGCCCTATTAACATTTTGATTGTTCACAGTTTCATTTTTCTCTCTTATATTGTTGAATATTTCAGCTGAAGGTAGTTTAACATTAGAGACTCTGTCAATAGCACTCCTTATTTTCGGAAGATCTATGTTAGTTGAACCATTTTCCAGGCTTCTTATAGCGTTGCTTAGCTCTAGCATTATATTCCTCAAGTCATTGTTGATACTCTTAATGCCACTATAAACGTATGACAAATCAATGATTCCCCATATATCTATATAGTATAACGTGGGGTCAAAGTTACTCCAAAAATCAGCTATTTTTCTCACCGCTTCTGATTGTATCGTATTGCCAATTCCGATATTGGTTATATTCTCAAATGCTTCTAAGTCGTCATAGAAGAGAGTATGATGAAATATCATCTCTTCAGGTCTGTTGTCTTTCATTTCCTTATAGGATCTTTCTAGATAAGTTAAGTCTCTTAGAATTGGTTGTTCCTTACTGCTTATTTTCCACACGTATATGCCATTTATTATGTGATATGTAGATATATCAAACCTCTTGTATTGTATGTACCCTTTTTTGAACGTAGGATTAATGGCCTTACTTTGCAATCCATCTCTTATCGCTCTGTCATTCGGGAACTCATTTACTAATATGTTTTCATCGGACGAAGTGGTTACCATAAGGGCGGTAACTAATGGTGGAGATGAAACTACATCTTGACCTCTGTCATCTTGACCTCTGACGTTTCTAATTAGACTGGGATTATGCTCTGAAATGAAATTCTTAGCATCTGTAGTAACGTTTAACGGAAGGTTTATCCTCGTATAATCAATGTTTAACATTGTTAGACCAATTTCACCTAGGGGAGACCTGAGATGTGATAGAGCCCTACTGAACTCATCCCTTCTTTGGGATAAAACTTCATAGAGGAAAGTTCTCTCGAGTGGATAGTTAAAGTTTTCTAAATTTGGTACTCCAAATACGTACTGTATAGAGGATGCAGGAGGATTCTTTAGGAACACCTCCTCAGATTTCACTGTAGAGTTAAACTCATTAATTCTTCTCTCTATCGTGTTTTTGTTTGGACCTTCTTCTGTAGAGCTCATTAATCTATTATACGGAGTTTCTAAGTTACTAGGACCATAACTACCTCCCTCTTCTATTGAAGCCCTCCATAGGAGGAGATCTTTATGCATATTACTTGTTATTGAACTCCATTTCCTATAGACCTTAGTAATTAGCGAGTTAAGGTCTTCTATCAGCGTATTAATCTCATTTTCTAAGTTTGAAGTATTAGCCTTATATTTGGATATATCATCACGGATCTCAGCCAAGAGCCTAGTTAATCTTGTGTATCGGTCATTTATCTCATTTGAGATACGTATCCCAATATTCTTATACCACGATACTCTAGATGCAGGAAAATATATATCATATCTACTAAATGTTAAGAACGAATTGGGTGCTAAATTTACGTTTGTCCTAATATCATCTAAATCAAAAGTATCCGTGTAACCGGCTCCTCCAGGTTGAATATTGATGTTATTGGGCCTTGCCTCCCTCACACCAGACGTACCTATATCAGACAAAAATCTAGCTAACCCTATTCTTATATTCTCGTCAACATCCTTCTCTGGTCTGTCCCTGCTAATTAAGAAAAATGCTAAAAACGGATTCGTAACATTATTCTCCTCATCAGCCCTGGCCCCACCATTGCTTAATATAAATTGCATCTCTTTCATAGCTGCCATTGCATTTATGTGGAATATAGCTCCCTCTTCAGATCTAGGTAGTACACCAAATCCCAACACGTAAGGGTCGTTTACTCGAGTCGTCTCTCTTAATTTCTCTAACAAATCTCTAGTGAAATGTATGAAAGAGCCCGATCCTGTACCTCCCCCCAGAGAAGTTAACACTATTAA includes:
- a CDS encoding tubulin-like doman-containing protein → MSIGIFGNLEVMLVLSTLFNPVGLSIIGFTIAILMIVEYVVLWLLTEELTTREQVITIINLIISLAYSIANSPLIIPPLYNIINNAYESNKGFYSLLYMAIFIALVILGIIPVLMYLRKYHNFNNLSKRYQEISLKITSVQQAYQEINSKLNTSQNEIKEVIDNINKATELYNTALRNPDLIITSLDNKPEMPDVVRPNINYVVVGLGGVGTALLRGFIDYLLSQGSIRENTDNPFLFVAFDTNQANISDLRNAYKGTVVENLLYTFDNFELLSANNIVNHNPWLAGFSLSYIQGAGNRRAVGFAMYNTVKDALMQDIAMRLTALINRTMTPRVLLIVLTSLGGGTGSGSFIHFTRDLLEKLRETTRVNDPYVLGFGVLPRSEEGAIFHINAMAAMKEMQFILSNGGARADEENNVTNPFLAFFLISRDRPEKDVDENIRIGLARFLSDIGTSGVREARPNNINIQPGGAGYTDTFDLDDIRTNVNLAPNSFLTFSRYDIYFPASRVSWYKNIGIRISNEINDRYTRLTRLLAEIRDDISKYKANTSNLENEINTLIEDLNSLITKVYRKWSSITSNMHKDLLLWRASIEEGGSYGPSNLETPYNRLMSSTEEGPNKNTIERRINEFNSTVKSEEVFLKNPPASSIQYVFGVPNLENFNYPLERTFLYEVLSQRRDEFSRALSHLRSPLGEIGLTMLNIDYTRINLPLNVTTDAKNFISEHNPSLIRNVRGQDDRGQDVVSSPPLVTALMVTTSSDENILVNEFPNDRAIRDGLQSKAINPTFKKGYIQYKRFDISTYHIINGIYVWKISSKEQPILRDLTYLERSYKEMKDNRPEEMIFHHTLFYDDLEAFENITNIGIGNTIQSEAVRKIADFWSNFDPTLYYIDIWGIIDLSYVYSGIKSINNDLRNIMLELSNAIRSLENGSTNIDLPKIRSAIDRVSNVKLPSAEIFNNIREKNETVNNQNVNRAIEDINKLTFDTLQLLEDIRQKYAKDYITKLNELKKKTTDYYLSNIAQNLINYVDRLSRSCDDLFNVLNNFREETQGMRIRG